One window of Acidobacteriota bacterium genomic DNA carries:
- a CDS encoding helix-turn-helix domain-containing protein: MARKYCWKTGCDVEAALSVIGGRWKPVLVCHLLAGRKRFGELRRLTPNATERMITLQLRELEADGVLTRHVYAEVPPRVEYELTDFGRSLETILVPMQAWGRAFKVRQQAAENSEALGEVDDYPTGARRANSDPA; the protein is encoded by the coding sequence ATGGCCCGAAAGTACTGTTGGAAAACGGGATGCGATGTCGAAGCGGCGCTCAGCGTGATCGGCGGCCGCTGGAAGCCGGTCCTCGTCTGCCACCTACTCGCGGGCCGCAAACGCTTCGGCGAGCTGCGCCGCCTCACCCCCAACGCCACCGAGCGCATGATCACTCTGCAGCTGCGCGAGCTCGAGGCGGACGGCGTGCTCACCCGCCACGTCTACGCGGAAGTCCCACCGCGGGTCGAGTACGAGCTCACCGACTTCGGACGATCCCTCGAGACCATTCTGGTTCCCATGCAGGCCTGGGGCCGAGCCTTCAAAGTTCGGCAACAGGCGGCAGAAAACAGCGAAGCGCTTGGAGAAGTTGACGACTATCCTACAGGCGCTCGGCGAGCAAACTCCGATCCGGCCTGA
- a CDS encoding DUF1330 domain-containing protein, with amino-acid sequence MAYYSVLAVTPTTEDWIPDYIEPANRLVAQHGGKYLARTASHERLEGEGDDAALRIVIEWPSKEAAMAFMNDPAYQPHLEARTAGSNSHHFLIAGQDDLA; translated from the coding sequence ATGGCCTATTACTCCGTCCTCGCCGTCACCCCGACCACCGAAGACTGGATCCCGGACTACATCGAGCCCGCGAACCGACTGGTTGCCCAGCACGGTGGCAAGTACCTCGCCCGCACCGCCAGCCACGAGCGCCTCGAGGGTGAGGGCGACGACGCCGCGCTGCGCATTGTCATCGAGTGGCCGTCGAAGGAAGCGGCGATGGCCTTCATGAACGACCCGGCCTATCAGCCCCATCTCGAGGCTCGAACCGCCGGCTCGAACAGTCACCACTTCCTGATCGCGGGGCAAGACGACCTCGCCTGA
- a CDS encoding nucleoside 2-deoxyribosyltransferase: protein MKCFVIMPFAQDFNDVYFSIQAAIKELSGEHQGLTCGRLDEIMGPGKITDDLVRELNQADVCIADLTGNNPNVMWEVGYAMALGKPVVSIAQSVSDLPFDLQAMRTIQYSRSALGESLAQPLSEAMDQTCNELTARRFKKSPAALEEGSGSEVDKLLADLMERQASGHRIDIIPARSRRDKEKIYASVREIIETTEKSLLCVTHHVGGPDHPGEHLEDYYGAIERKIQAIPDFEYRRVFQMVDEKAEVSATTIGDRGYDHYVHFNGIEDPGPKSVFFYRTALKIHASYLIADEKCLFLGIPHVDQDGSEIRTLICVKGSDSIIVRPFVEHFDELAQRATLLERSEGDFGISF, encoded by the coding sequence TTGAAGTGTTTCGTGATCATGCCGTTCGCTCAGGATTTCAACGACGTCTACTTCAGCATTCAGGCGGCGATCAAGGAGCTGTCTGGGGAGCACCAAGGGCTGACCTGTGGACGCCTGGACGAGATCATGGGGCCGGGCAAGATCACCGATGACCTGGTCCGTGAGCTGAACCAGGCGGACGTCTGCATCGCCGATCTGACCGGCAACAACCCCAATGTGATGTGGGAAGTCGGCTATGCCATGGCTCTCGGCAAACCGGTGGTCTCGATCGCCCAGAGTGTTTCTGATCTGCCTTTCGATCTCCAGGCGATGAGAACGATCCAGTATTCGCGGAGCGCCCTCGGGGAGTCCCTCGCGCAACCCCTCTCCGAGGCGATGGATCAGACCTGCAACGAGCTGACGGCACGGCGCTTCAAGAAGTCGCCGGCCGCTCTCGAGGAGGGGTCGGGTTCCGAAGTCGACAAGCTGCTCGCAGACCTGATGGAGCGCCAGGCCTCGGGTCATCGGATCGACATCATTCCAGCCCGTTCGAGACGAGACAAAGAGAAGATCTACGCCTCGGTTCGAGAGATCATCGAGACGACGGAGAAGAGTCTCCTTTGCGTGACCCACCACGTGGGAGGTCCCGATCATCCCGGTGAGCATCTCGAAGACTATTACGGCGCGATCGAACGCAAGATCCAGGCGATCCCGGACTTCGAGTATCGTCGGGTCTTTCAGATGGTCGACGAGAAGGCGGAGGTTTCGGCCACCACGATCGGTGATCGCGGCTATGACCACTATGTTCACTTCAACGGCATCGAGGATCCCGGCCCCAAGTCTGTCTTTTTCTATCGCACCGCCCTGAAGATCCATGCCTCCTATCTCATCGCTGATGAAAAGTGCCTCTTCTTGGGAATTCCTCACGTGGATCAGGATGGTTCCGAGATCAGAACCTTGATCTGCGTCAAGGGCAGCGACTCGATCATCGTGCGGCCATTCGTCGAGCACTTCGATGAGCTCGCCCAAAGGGCGACGTTGCTCGAACGCAGTGAAGGGGATTTCGGAATCAGCTTCTAG
- a CDS encoding CHAT domain-containing protein produces the protein MAWAPAVWGGVVVETLGPDSALAQAGVEAGDVLETWSAVDGRDAREALAHPCAFEALRLEQGPRGPVKIFGRRGSRPVSFAVPPGNWTAVIRPDLNLSSLESYRQLVREVERGEAGSAFSMAEAVVASLPEEVAWEIELWWWLRLGELLQEAGALEQAENALIRGEEIAGETFGKVLLHLARGRLAERALELDEASKHYRAVLEPSFGEVSMPLVRALAHSHLGKVALARGEMAQLHEHTLRALALTEEVAPQSFALARCLNAAAHVATFMGAIDVAESSLIRARELLIELAPQSNELGTTLLLLGAVERHRNRLGSSEAFVRRSLEIAERLAPEERDAVVAYRQRAMAELARMKGDLATAEDFARRALDAAETETPGSWQLAMTLTTLGDILGDSGREQLAEGLYRRALVVLEGLGNGFFGAHVRGNLAAALADLGRLEEAEEHTRRTLTFYREVTPRGLSIPWALRQLGELAQARGDLAASEGHLREAVAFLENHAPHHLLLATCLVRLGDLLRLQDRLPEAEAVLRRSFGIYERGGGLIEEIARHRLGLALAQKGDSEAAAEELSRAVLVLENQFLRMGGSRMAQGGLRARARQLYDDALAAQLTVGDHEQAFQLLERSRARSLLDMLAERDLDFALELPEALRQAQLDLEQRYRRAVDAAMVSGKPEELRERLAALALLREEQSSLVASLRRTAPRYAALRYPQPLEVEAVRRRLDPGTVLVAFHVASSRTDLFVVTAEKGLVETATLPVGSAVLEEKVEEFRTLIRQRRHPGSPLFRSLTTAGRDLYDLLIAPVADSIEGGERLLIVPDGALHRLPFAALVRPAGDYLIAWRPLQSVLSATLYAQLTERPRPTGAAASRVRLAAFGDPRYPSWAARRSETVAESRARGSEAFRWTELPFSRFEVEAIAGLFPAASVRLYLGDEATEEAVLDLPAGLDLVHFAVHGQVDDHFPLNSALALTIPEDLEEASQNGLLQAWEIFDRLRLDVDLVVLSACATALGQERGGEGLVGLARAFHYAGARAVLASLWNIDDRATAELMVHFYRGLREGRSKDEALRAAQLALIGGASPSDSPGVRRGHEVAAPYYWSAFQIYGAR, from the coding sequence TTGGCCTGGGCACCCGCGGTATGGGGTGGCGTGGTGGTCGAGACTCTCGGGCCAGACTCGGCGCTGGCGCAGGCGGGGGTCGAGGCCGGGGACGTGCTGGAGACCTGGTCGGCGGTGGATGGCCGAGATGCTCGCGAGGCGTTGGCCCATCCCTGTGCTTTCGAAGCCCTCCGTCTCGAGCAGGGGCCGCGCGGTCCGGTGAAGATTTTCGGAAGGCGCGGTTCGCGACCGGTGTCCTTCGCGGTGCCGCCTGGAAACTGGACCGCGGTGATTCGGCCGGATCTGAACCTATCGAGCCTCGAGTCCTATCGGCAGCTGGTCCGCGAGGTCGAGAGAGGAGAGGCCGGTAGTGCCTTCTCTATGGCCGAGGCGGTGGTCGCATCCTTGCCGGAGGAAGTCGCCTGGGAGATCGAGCTGTGGTGGTGGTTGCGCTTGGGCGAGCTTCTGCAGGAGGCAGGAGCTCTCGAGCAGGCCGAAAACGCCCTGATTCGGGGCGAGGAGATCGCCGGCGAGACCTTCGGCAAGGTTCTCTTGCATCTGGCTCGCGGGCGCTTGGCGGAACGGGCGCTCGAGCTCGATGAAGCTTCGAAACACTACCGAGCGGTTCTCGAGCCGAGCTTCGGTGAGGTGTCGATGCCGCTGGTCCGAGCATTGGCTCATTCGCACCTCGGCAAGGTCGCTCTGGCGCGGGGTGAGATGGCGCAGCTGCACGAGCACACGCTCCGCGCTCTGGCGCTGACCGAGGAGGTGGCGCCGCAGAGCTTCGCATTGGCCCGGTGCCTCAACGCCGCGGCCCACGTCGCCACCTTCATGGGGGCGATCGATGTCGCCGAGTCCTCCCTGATTCGTGCCCGAGAGTTGCTCATCGAGCTGGCCCCGCAGAGCAATGAGCTGGGCACGACACTGCTCCTCCTCGGTGCCGTCGAACGGCATCGCAACCGACTTGGCTCATCGGAGGCCTTTGTCCGAAGGTCTTTGGAGATCGCGGAGAGGCTAGCGCCCGAGGAGCGCGACGCGGTGGTGGCCTATCGCCAGCGGGCGATGGCCGAGCTGGCTCGCATGAAAGGCGATCTGGCGACGGCGGAAGACTTCGCCCGCCGAGCTCTGGACGCTGCAGAGACGGAGACTCCCGGCAGCTGGCAGCTCGCCATGACCTTGACGACTCTGGGCGACATCCTCGGCGACAGCGGTCGTGAGCAACTCGCCGAAGGGCTTTATCGTCGGGCTCTCGTCGTCTTGGAGGGCCTTGGGAATGGATTTTTTGGCGCTCACGTTCGCGGCAATCTGGCAGCCGCCTTGGCCGACCTCGGCAGGCTCGAGGAGGCGGAGGAGCACACCCGAAGGACCCTGACCTTCTATCGCGAAGTGACTCCTCGAGGATTGTCCATTCCCTGGGCATTGCGACAGCTTGGCGAGCTCGCCCAGGCACGGGGTGATCTCGCCGCGTCGGAGGGTCATTTGCGAGAAGCCGTGGCTTTTCTCGAGAATCACGCTCCCCATCACCTCCTGCTGGCCACCTGCCTGGTACGCCTGGGTGATCTATTGCGCCTCCAAGACCGACTGCCGGAGGCCGAGGCGGTGCTGCGCCGCAGCTTCGGCATCTACGAACGTGGTGGAGGGCTCATCGAGGAGATTGCGCGCCACCGATTGGGCCTGGCTTTGGCCCAGAAGGGCGATTCGGAGGCCGCTGCCGAGGAGCTCTCCCGTGCCGTTTTGGTGCTCGAGAATCAGTTCCTCCGCATGGGCGGCTCGCGAATGGCCCAGGGTGGATTGCGAGCCCGGGCCCGCCAGCTCTACGATGATGCGCTCGCCGCGCAGCTCACGGTGGGTGATCACGAGCAAGCCTTTCAGCTTCTGGAGCGTTCGCGGGCGCGCAGCCTCCTCGACATGCTGGCCGAACGCGATCTCGATTTTGCGTTGGAGCTTCCGGAGGCGTTGCGTCAGGCCCAGCTCGATCTCGAGCAGCGCTACCGTCGCGCGGTCGATGCTGCGATGGTCTCGGGGAAGCCCGAGGAGCTCCGGGAGCGCCTTGCCGCTTTGGCCCTACTACGCGAAGAGCAAAGCAGTCTGGTGGCGAGCCTGCGAAGGACTGCTCCTCGCTATGCGGCCCTGCGATACCCACAGCCGCTCGAGGTCGAAGCGGTGAGGCGGCGCTTGGATCCGGGAACGGTATTGGTTGCATTCCACGTTGCGAGCAGTCGGACCGACCTCTTCGTGGTCACGGCCGAGAAAGGGCTGGTCGAGACGGCGACGCTGCCGGTGGGCTCTGCGGTGCTGGAAGAGAAGGTCGAAGAGTTTCGCACACTGATTCGCCAAAGGCGTCACCCCGGCTCGCCGCTGTTTCGTTCTCTGACGACGGCGGGGCGCGATCTCTACGACCTGTTGATTGCTCCCGTTGCCGACTCCATCGAAGGCGGCGAGCGACTTTTGATCGTGCCCGATGGAGCACTTCACCGGCTACCCTTCGCCGCCTTGGTGCGGCCCGCGGGCGACTATCTGATCGCTTGGCGCCCGCTCCAGTCTGTTCTCTCGGCGACTCTCTATGCTCAGCTCACAGAGCGGCCGAGGCCGACCGGCGCCGCCGCATCCCGTGTCCGGCTCGCCGCCTTCGGTGATCCTCGTTATCCGTCCTGGGCCGCTCGGAGATCGGAAACGGTCGCGGAATCGCGAGCCCGCGGGAGTGAGGCCTTCCGCTGGACGGAGCTGCCCTTCAGCCGGTTCGAGGTCGAGGCCATCGCAGGGCTCTTCCCGGCAGCCTCGGTGCGTCTCTACCTCGGAGACGAGGCGACGGAGGAGGCGGTTTTGGACCTCCCGGCAGGACTCGATCTGGTCCACTTCGCGGTCCACGGTCAGGTCGACGACCACTTTCCGCTCAACTCCGCCTTGGCTCTGACCATTCCGGAAGACCTCGAAGAGGCGTCGCAGAACGGTTTGCTCCAGGCTTGGGAGATCTTCGATCGGCTGCGCCTCGATGTCGACCTGGTGGTCCTGTCGGCCTGCGCCACGGCCTTGGGCCAGGAACGAGGCGGCGAGGGATTGGTGGGGCTGGCTCGAGCCTTCCATTACGCCGGGGCTCGCGCGGTTCTCGCTTCACTTTGGAACATCGACGATCGGGCTACCGCTGAGCTGATGGTGCACTTCTACCGTGGGCTTCGCGAGGGGCGGTCCAAGGACGAAGCCTTGAGGGCGGCCCAGCTTGCGTTGATCGGTGGCGCCTCGCCGAGCGATTCCCCAGGCGTTCGGCGAGGGCATGAGGTGGCAGCGCCTTACTACTGGTCCGCGTTTCAGATCTACGGGGCGCGGTGA
- a CDS encoding PKD domain-containing protein: protein MRNLTIIAWLIGLVLLSTAAGAAGDRSSRVDLANGSHSGPETMTDHQVYFPFFPPTACFTVSPRFGPAPLVVRVDASCSSDFNGFISSYRWTMGDGTIRTGRRLSQVYTRWGYYTITLTVTDNSGLSRSTSFPIHVHGSGGGHSGSGGNSDGGQGSEGPEP, encoded by the coding sequence ATGAGAAATCTGACAATCATCGCCTGGCTCATCGGACTCGTCTTGTTGTCAACGGCGGCCGGGGCGGCGGGCGATCGCAGCTCGAGGGTCGACCTGGCAAACGGATCGCACTCTGGTCCTGAGACCATGACAGACCATCAGGTCTACTTTCCCTTCTTTCCCCCGACGGCCTGCTTCACGGTCTCACCGAGGTTCGGCCCGGCACCCCTGGTGGTGAGAGTCGACGCCTCCTGCAGCTCGGATTTCAACGGTTTCATCTCCAGCTATCGCTGGACCATGGGAGACGGCACCATTCGAACGGGAAGACGCCTGAGCCAGGTCTACACTCGCTGGGGCTACTACACGATCACCCTCACGGTGACGGACAACTCAGGTCTGTCGCGGAGCACGAGCTTCCCCATTCACGTTCACGGTAGCGGCGGCGGGCACTCGGGGAGCGGAGGCAACAGCGACGGTGGTCAAGGCTCGGAAGGTCCCGAACCCTAG
- a CDS encoding carboxypeptidase regulatory-like domain-containing protein, with the protein MKKLLLLVAVVALGWTTTALWSVDGAADLWQQVEAPLVAPADSGIVYGNAFGEVVNDEGRSAMTPMTSLRVEMLGPERVIKVARADATGRYRFDGLPAGRYQVRATDAHGRSHEETVEVAKGVATRLNWLVDARKKDGLFPSYAAVAVDRDGESPDINGDGFVGQYDLDFVSANRGLEGDGYSGDFDRNGRIDDRDIAALRAVFGRAVIRVPATIQAQVTPGGSFATLGDGASVLSGHGYTKGVLTRTADPKVVRFTVSEDRGDASSPELGEFRFRENPENPTWIEVSLDTGLVLDGQMTLLFDDAPFGARASAKAEIGGGAIALAAGGFCAYRVVEVEGVVSAELSPLIEATTAFVMGKGDDKKEDKACGTVAAPVGDPMCNLGGTKCANNGAECASGGSCGFCSDVTAGGVGGTSCQGCACW; encoded by the coding sequence ATGAAGAAGCTTCTATTGCTTGTGGCGGTGGTGGCCCTCGGATGGACGACGACGGCGCTTTGGTCGGTGGATGGGGCCGCCGATCTTTGGCAGCAGGTGGAGGCGCCGCTGGTGGCGCCGGCGGACAGCGGCATCGTCTATGGCAATGCCTTCGGTGAAGTGGTGAACGACGAAGGGCGCTCGGCGATGACGCCGATGACCAGCCTGCGGGTGGAGATGCTCGGGCCGGAGCGGGTGATCAAGGTGGCGCGGGCGGACGCCACCGGTCGTTATCGCTTCGATGGCCTGCCGGCAGGCCGTTACCAGGTGCGCGCCACGGACGCCCATGGCCGCAGTCACGAGGAAACGGTGGAGGTGGCCAAGGGGGTTGCGACGCGTCTGAACTGGTTGGTCGATGCGCGCAAGAAGGACGGCTTGTTCCCCTCCTATGCCGCGGTGGCGGTGGATCGCGATGGCGAGAGCCCGGACATCAATGGCGATGGCTTCGTTGGGCAGTACGATCTCGACTTCGTGTCGGCCAACCGCGGCCTCGAGGGCGATGGCTACAGTGGCGACTTCGATCGCAACGGCCGCATCGATGATCGCGACATCGCCGCGCTGCGGGCCGTCTTCGGTCGGGCGGTGATTCGGGTGCCGGCGACGATTCAAGCCCAGGTGACGCCCGGCGGAAGCTTCGCCACCCTCGGCGACGGGGCGTCGGTGCTCTCCGGTCATGGCTACACCAAGGGCGTGCTGACCCGCACCGCGGATCCCAAGGTGGTGCGGTTCACCGTCTCCGAGGATCGCGGTGACGCCAGCTCGCCGGAGCTCGGGGAATTCCGTTTCCGCGAGAACCCGGAGAATCCCACCTGGATCGAGGTCTCCCTCGACACCGGCCTGGTCCTCGATGGCCAGATGACTCTCTTGTTCGACGACGCTCCCTTCGGTGCTCGGGCATCCGCCAAGGCGGAGATCGGCGGCGGCGCCATCGCCCTCGCCGCCGGCGGCTTCTGCGCTTATCGCGTGGTCGAGGTCGAGGGCGTGGTGTCCGCCGAGCTCTCGCCGCTGATCGAGGCGACGACGGCCTTCGTGATGGGGAAGGGAGACGACAAGAAGGAGGACAAGGCCTGCGGCACAGTGGCAGCGCCGGTCGGCGACCCGATGTGCAATCTCGGTGGGACCAAGTGCGCCAACAACGGTGCCGAGTGCGCTTCCGGAGGCTCCTGTGGTTTCTGCTCTGACGTCACGGCCGGAGGTGTCGGCGGGACCTCCTGTCAGGGCTGCGCCTGTTGGTAG
- a CDS encoding acyltransferase family protein yields the protein MGTPRARIFFLDKLRAFLILLVVLYHVGIVYEASGVGAVFWIVDDPATNDLAGLLNLVIDIFVMPTLFLVSGYFAPSSLENKGGRGFLLSRVRRLLVPWALAVLLLMPLYKILFLASRGLPQEPWWSYFHFSNGILSQSWLWFLPILFLFDLLYWLGSRLGLETPRILPRSAVTGALVIGFGYGLVFDLLDLRGWTKTVLVDFQNERILIYFMAFLLGVLFYRRGVFDHPPKGKAWYHVVNSLAWLPVMGYLVFLLFPWINPGKVLVGEVADRVILWLFFQLSLLCLVYAVIETFRRYGAKPGGKMTTALVKSAYGVYIVHVVVLGGLALLLLELAWPSLLKYLILTFLAYAVSNLLVTGYRNWLGSGASRRRLESS from the coding sequence ATGGGGACACCGCGTGCACGGATTTTCTTCCTCGACAAGTTGAGGGCCTTCCTGATTCTGTTGGTGGTGCTCTACCACGTCGGGATCGTTTACGAGGCGAGCGGAGTCGGAGCTGTGTTCTGGATTGTCGACGATCCCGCCACCAACGACCTCGCGGGTCTCCTCAACCTGGTGATCGACATCTTCGTCATGCCGACCCTCTTCCTGGTATCCGGCTACTTCGCGCCCAGCTCCCTCGAAAACAAGGGTGGGCGAGGGTTCTTGCTCTCCCGGGTTCGTCGTTTGCTGGTTCCCTGGGCTCTGGCGGTGTTGTTACTGATGCCCCTCTACAAGATCCTGTTTCTCGCTTCGCGTGGTCTGCCACAGGAGCCTTGGTGGAGTTACTTCCATTTCAGTAACGGAATTCTGAGCCAGAGTTGGTTGTGGTTCCTGCCGATTTTGTTCCTCTTCGACTTGCTCTACTGGCTCGGTTCGAGGCTGGGCCTCGAGACTCCCAGGATCTTGCCGCGATCGGCCGTGACGGGTGCTCTCGTGATCGGCTTCGGCTACGGGCTGGTGTTCGATCTTCTCGATCTCCGAGGTTGGACGAAGACTGTTCTGGTCGACTTCCAGAACGAACGCATCCTGATCTACTTCATGGCCTTCCTGCTGGGCGTCCTGTTCTATCGCCGTGGTGTGTTCGATCACCCTCCGAAAGGCAAGGCCTGGTACCACGTGGTCAACTCGCTGGCATGGTTGCCGGTCATGGGCTATCTCGTCTTCTTGCTCTTCCCTTGGATCAATCCTGGAAAGGTTCTGGTCGGCGAGGTGGCGGACCGGGTGATCCTCTGGCTTTTCTTCCAGCTCTCCCTGCTTTGTCTGGTCTATGCCGTGATCGAGACCTTCCGGCGATATGGCGCCAAGCCCGGAGGGAAGATGACCACGGCCTTGGTGAAGAGCGCTTACGGGGTCTATATCGTCCACGTCGTGGTGCTCGGCGGGCTGGCGCTCCTGCTTCTCGAGCTTGCTTGGCCCTCCTTGCTCAAGTATTTGATCCTGACCTTTCTGGCCTATGCCGTGAGCAATCTCCTGGTGACCGGGTACCGCAACTGGCTCGGAAGCGGTGCTTCCCGACGCCGACTCGAGTCCTCCTAG
- a CDS encoding tetratricopeptide repeat protein → MRKKSWWRLLSPGLAIVPLLLVGCGGTDAVTTETVKEIDRPGIGPVGKRDALFTEALANLRFEDGRLRRQAAEGVLDSMVDRLQETEVALREGRKDVALKAAARAVVAAPRNPRALERLGHVLWLLGRRDQAEAAFATALDHDPDDAPALVGMAWIRGSQQRWEEAAGLWQRVLALDPQHPRAAGRLAVSLYMQGDLEAARLAVEEARLRDQVVPTALAGLLDGKPARASLLPPSGSLQVSAPRRVDNGGSANAVETSLAIAPGGNQIVAAWNDAREPGSGGFWSLGVGVSDDGGVTWSDSLIRRPGVSVDNHEGDPMTLYEPRSGYFFVGGVQFTTTPALFVARKAPGASSFETPVTTHDGGFVDRGWLASGPIPGNLAATRIYAAFSLGVQSSDDLGSTWTPVTSLEIGISQHPEVDSQGRLYVLDWNFDAAVRLQRSFDGGSTFLPPVTAATRLDVWDAPDGSRFPGQFRVAPLVYLAIDPTDDDLYALYFDTTAQVDGNADVDLYLARSSNQGATWSTPRIIPAQLPGDQFHPWLEIDALGRFHLLYFDGGSFDQDDDVENGRFHMHYGLSLDKGQSWETVQLTSQPIESTRSIWSPLGQFLGDFVQLGVDGDRVYALYPRTSTGNADIVLQTIDVSGAPLFADGFESGNTSAWSGTVP, encoded by the coding sequence ATGAGAAAGAAGAGCTGGTGGCGTTTGTTGAGCCCAGGTCTCGCGATCGTCCCGTTGTTGTTGGTGGGTTGCGGGGGGACTGATGCGGTGACCACGGAGACCGTGAAGGAGATCGATCGGCCGGGTATCGGACCGGTTGGAAAGCGCGATGCACTGTTTACCGAGGCGCTGGCAAATTTGCGGTTCGAGGACGGGCGGTTGCGACGGCAGGCTGCGGAGGGTGTTCTCGATTCGATGGTCGACCGGCTTCAAGAGACTGAAGTCGCCCTGCGGGAGGGTCGCAAGGACGTGGCTCTGAAGGCCGCCGCCCGAGCGGTGGTCGCGGCGCCGAGAAATCCTCGGGCCCTGGAGCGGTTGGGGCATGTGCTCTGGTTGCTCGGCCGTCGCGATCAAGCCGAAGCAGCCTTCGCAACCGCCCTCGACCACGACCCGGATGATGCGCCAGCCCTCGTTGGCATGGCCTGGATTCGCGGTTCCCAGCAGCGCTGGGAAGAAGCCGCCGGGCTGTGGCAGCGAGTGCTGGCGCTCGATCCGCAGCATCCCCGGGCCGCCGGCCGATTGGCGGTATCGCTCTACATGCAGGGAGATCTTGAAGCCGCTCGGTTGGCCGTGGAAGAAGCCCGACTGCGGGACCAGGTCGTGCCAACAGCCCTTGCCGGGCTGCTGGACGGCAAGCCTGCGCGGGCGTCGCTGTTGCCGCCGAGTGGCTCCCTGCAGGTCAGTGCGCCGCGCCGGGTCGACAACGGTGGCAGCGCCAATGCGGTGGAGACCAGCCTCGCCATCGCCCCTGGCGGAAACCAGATCGTCGCCGCCTGGAACGATGCCCGCGAGCCCGGCAGCGGCGGCTTCTGGAGTCTCGGAGTGGGGGTGAGCGACGACGGCGGAGTGACCTGGTCCGATTCGCTGATTCGCCGACCGGGCGTCAGCGTCGACAACCACGAGGGCGATCCCATGACCCTCTACGAGCCGCGCTCCGGCTACTTCTTCGTCGGTGGCGTCCAGTTCACCACCACGCCGGCCTTGTTCGTGGCTCGCAAGGCTCCCGGAGCGAGTTCCTTCGAGACTCCGGTCACGACTCACGACGGCGGCTTCGTCGATCGCGGTTGGCTGGCTTCGGGGCCGATTCCCGGCAACCTGGCGGCGACCCGGATCTATGCCGCCTTCAGCCTTGGCGTTCAGAGCTCTGACGACCTCGGCTCGACCTGGACGCCGGTCACCTCCTTGGAGATCGGTATCAGCCAGCATCCGGAAGTCGACTCCCAGGGCAGGCTCTACGTGCTCGATTGGAATTTCGATGCGGCGGTGCGCTTGCAGCGCAGCTTCGATGGCGGCTCGACCTTCCTGCCGCCGGTGACGGCGGCGACCCGCCTCGACGTCTGGGACGCGCCCGATGGCTCGCGGTTCCCGGGCCAGTTCCGCGTCGCTCCCCTGGTCTACCTGGCGATCGATCCCACCGATGACGACCTCTATGCGCTCTACTTCGACACCACGGCGCAGGTCGACGGCAACGCCGATGTCGATCTCTACCTGGCTCGCTCGAGCAATCAGGGCGCCACCTGGTCGACTCCGCGGATCATCCCGGCCCAACTCCCCGGGGATCAGTTTCACCCCTGGCTGGAGATCGATGCCCTCGGCCGCTTCCACCTGCTCTACTTCGATGGTGGTTCTTTCGATCAGGACGACGATGTCGAGAACGGTCGCTTCCACATGCACTACGGTCTGAGCCTGGACAAAGGGCAGAGCTGGGAGACGGTTCAGCTCACCAGTCAGCCGATCGAAAGTACGCGTTCGATTTGGTCACCGCTGGGGCAGTTCCTGGGCGACTTCGTTCAGCTCGGAGTCGATGGGGATCGCGTGTACGCTCTCTACCCGAGAACCTCCACCGGCAACGCCGACATCGTCCTCCAGACCATCGATGTCAGCGGGGCGCCGCTGTTCGCGGACGGTTTCGAGTCCGGCAACACCAGCGCCTGGTCGGGGACGGTGCCGTAG
- a CDS encoding formylglycine-generating enzyme family protein, with protein sequence MTGSGFGHGCLILWLLLTALGCETPEPLPAAVTWTEPVTGIELVRLEGGRFLMGTPEAEPLREPQEIRHPVTLSGAFFIARHEVTQEQWQRVMGGNPSFFQNCGGDCPVETVSALDIERFLDRLEVAGGHRLRLPTEAEWEFACRAGSAAAFTWGDTLQPDQAQFDGSDPYPGARRGPVPRTPVAVGSFAPNGWGLYDFHGNLWEWTQDEHCPYPRGAVTDPVGDCDSELLVIRGGAWNYGADSARCGLRYTHRPQDDGPGLGFRLAMDAE encoded by the coding sequence ATGACCGGCTCTGGATTCGGGCACGGGTGTCTCATCCTGTGGCTGCTCTTGACTGCTCTAGGATGCGAGACTCCCGAGCCACTTCCTGCCGCCGTCACCTGGACCGAACCGGTCACCGGCATCGAGCTGGTGCGCCTCGAAGGCGGACGGTTCCTGATGGGCACTCCCGAAGCGGAGCCCCTGCGGGAACCCCAGGAGATTCGTCACCCTGTCACCCTCAGCGGCGCGTTCTTCATCGCCCGCCACGAGGTCACCCAGGAGCAGTGGCAGCGCGTCATGGGCGGCAATCCGAGCTTCTTCCAGAACTGTGGCGGCGACTGCCCGGTGGAAACCGTCAGCGCCCTCGACATCGAGCGCTTCCTCGATCGCCTCGAGGTCGCCGGCGGTCACCGCCTGCGGCTACCGACCGAGGCCGAATGGGAGTTCGCCTGTCGGGCCGGCAGCGCGGCCGCCTTCACCTGGGGCGACACCCTGCAGCCGGACCAGGCTCAGTTCGACGGTTCCGATCCCTATCCGGGAGCCCGCCGCGGCCCGGTTCCCCGGACTCCCGTCGCGGTCGGCTCCTTCGCCCCCAACGGCTGGGGCCTCTACGACTTCCACGGCAACCTCTGGGAGTGGACTCAGGACGAGCACTGTCCCTACCCCAGGGGCGCAGTCACCGACCCGGTAGGTGACTGCGACAGCGAGCTCCTCGTCATCCGCGGCGGCGCCTGGAACTACGGCGCCGACAGCGCCCGCTGCGGCCTGCGCTACACCCACCGGCCCCAGGACGACGGCCCCGGCCTGGGTTTTCGCCTGGCGATGGACGCCGAGTAG